The proteins below come from a single Pseudarthrobacter sp. SSS035 genomic window:
- a CDS encoding MarP family serine protease has translation MFGLTVLDLALILALLSYLIYGLRNGFLVTLGGIAGFAAGAVAAFFAVPLVSNFVEDSGWRLTAIVAAAVVLMALGHGLGTMIGRKIRGAVRIKPLRAVDRLVGGAVNVVVSALVMSMLAFSVSALGVPFVSQQLAESKVIRYIDGLTPVPLKTTMAQLRSTVIGNGIPTLLEGLDQGQPVAVPNASTDTPALNRAAQSVLKIAGTAYQCGQNQTGTGFVVSPGRVVTNAHVVAGVSQPVVEIPDGGALPGRVVYFDTRHDLAVLAVDGLPSEPLTLTSDLPNGSPAAFAGYPHGGPFQSNPATVQDITSVLVPDIYGENPAPEEIYRLAGNVQPGNSGGPLLTMEGLVAGVIFAKATSDTEMGFAITMNDLFPVASQAASLSAPVSSGQCIQK, from the coding sequence GTGTTTGGCTTGACTGTTCTGGACCTGGCGCTGATCCTGGCCCTGCTGTCTTACCTGATCTATGGCCTGCGCAACGGCTTCCTGGTAACCCTCGGGGGTATCGCCGGCTTTGCCGCAGGCGCCGTGGCTGCCTTCTTTGCCGTCCCACTGGTCAGCAACTTCGTGGAAGACTCCGGCTGGAGGCTGACCGCCATCGTGGCCGCCGCCGTCGTTCTGATGGCTCTGGGCCATGGCCTCGGGACCATGATCGGGCGCAAAATCCGCGGCGCCGTGCGGATCAAGCCGCTGCGTGCTGTGGACCGGCTGGTGGGCGGGGCCGTCAATGTGGTGGTCTCGGCGTTGGTCATGTCCATGCTTGCCTTCAGCGTCAGCGCCCTGGGCGTTCCGTTTGTGTCCCAGCAACTGGCCGAGTCCAAAGTCATCCGGTACATCGACGGGCTGACCCCTGTCCCGTTGAAGACCACCATGGCGCAGCTACGGTCAACGGTGATCGGCAACGGAATCCCCACGCTGCTGGAAGGCCTGGACCAGGGGCAGCCAGTGGCGGTGCCCAATGCCAGCACCGATACTCCGGCGCTGAACCGGGCCGCACAGTCAGTCCTGAAAATAGCCGGAACCGCCTACCAATGCGGGCAGAACCAGACCGGCACCGGCTTTGTGGTTTCCCCCGGCCGGGTTGTGACCAATGCCCATGTTGTGGCGGGCGTGTCGCAGCCTGTGGTTGAAATTCCCGACGGCGGCGCGCTGCCCGGGCGGGTGGTGTACTTCGACACCAGGCACGACCTCGCCGTTTTGGCCGTTGACGGGTTGCCTTCCGAACCACTCACGCTGACGTCCGACCTGCCTAACGGCAGCCCGGCCGCTTTCGCGGGGTACCCTCACGGCGGTCCGTTCCAGTCCAACCCCGCCACGGTCCAGGACATCACCTCGGTTCTGGTGCCCGACATCTACGGCGAAAACCCGGCCCCGGAAGAGATCTACCGCCTGGCCGGCAACGTCCAGCCCGGGAACTCGGGCGGCCCGCTGCTGACCATGGAGGGCCTGGTGGCCGGCGTCATTTTCGCCAAGGCAACCTCGGACACCGAAATGGGTTTCGCGATCACCATGAATGACCTCTTCCCGGTCGCATCCCAGGCCGCAAGCCTCAGCGCTCCGGTCTCCTCCGGGCAGTGCATCCAGAAGTAG
- the aroQ gene encoding type II 3-dehydroquinate dehydratase produces the protein MTEATNAAGRGTILVINGPNLNLLGTREPEKYGTSTLADVEQLAATTAQAHGFTVECVQSNHEGVLLDVIHAARGTAVGIVLNAGAFTHTSVALRDALAAVQLPAVEVHITNVHQREEFRHHSFLSPVCAAVIVGAGVFGYKLAIDYLAETL, from the coding sequence ATGACTGAAGCCACCAACGCTGCCGGGCGCGGCACGATCCTTGTGATCAACGGCCCCAACCTCAACCTGCTGGGCACCCGTGAACCCGAGAAGTACGGCACCTCCACCCTCGCGGACGTGGAACAGCTGGCAGCCACCACGGCGCAGGCCCACGGCTTCACGGTGGAATGCGTCCAGTCCAACCATGAGGGCGTGCTCCTGGACGTCATCCACGCAGCCCGCGGCACCGCCGTCGGGATTGTGCTGAACGCCGGCGCCTTCACGCACACCTCCGTGGCACTGCGCGACGCCCTGGCAGCGGTGCAGCTTCCCGCCGTCGAGGTCCACATCACCAACGTGCACCAGCGCGAGGAATTCCGGCACCACTCTTTCTTGTCCCCGGTGTGCGCCGCGGTGATCGTGGGCGCCGGGGTCTTCGGCTACAAGCTAGCCATCGACTACCTGGCCGAAACGCTGTAG
- a CDS encoding alpha-galactosidase, protein MDPLHLRSAGTSLVMGFDSGEAEVIHWGADLGSTLPDLAILGEPIPHSAIDANVPAGLLPQASSSWRGRPALRGHRITDGVSGLDFSARLRTVTATAEGSSAVVIVQADPDAGLTVSSALTLHDGGLLELRHTLTNDGDTPYQLDELATVLPVAPDAVELLDLTGRWCRERHPQRRPIQQGTWVRTGRHGRTGHDSSLLFAAGTPGFGNRHGKVWATHLAWSGNHEQFADSIGDGRTMIGGSELLGPAEVILAPGASYTTPALFAAYSDRGLDGISEAFYSWFRSRPHHVLPAAGTATSRKPRPVVLNTWEAVYFDHNLSTLIELADSAAELGVERFVLDDGWFRGRRDDHAGLGDWYVDESLWPDGLTPLIDAVTSRGMEFGLWVEPEMVNLDSDIVRAHPEWIVGPSVQSYKDGGRLPIEWRNQHVIDLVNPDAWQYIFDRVDALLRENNISYLKWDQNRDQLEHGHAGRSSVHEQTLAAYRLFDELKKAHPGVEIESCSSGGARVDLGILERTDRIWASDCNDALERQTIQRWTGLVVPPELVGGHVGPTTSHTTARTHDLSFRAITALFGHFGMEWDVRGVQGAEREELKRFIALYKEHRGLIHSGRMVRADVPGDSLMLHGVVAPSGASQGTVRPGTTAALFALVSTGTAFAEQTGRITIPGLEPDQDYRVEAIFPAPGDADYAHTFTQVQPPAWLADGAVAGGRFLAEVGLPMPILNPEHALVVRFTAL, encoded by the coding sequence ATGGACCCCCTCCACCTCCGTTCCGCCGGCACCAGCCTGGTGATGGGCTTCGACAGCGGGGAGGCCGAGGTCATCCACTGGGGCGCGGATCTTGGCAGCACCCTGCCGGACCTCGCCATTCTGGGCGAACCCATCCCGCACTCCGCCATCGACGCCAACGTGCCAGCAGGGCTCCTGCCGCAGGCATCCTCCAGCTGGCGCGGCCGTCCCGCCCTCCGCGGCCACCGCATCACAGACGGCGTCTCCGGCCTGGATTTCTCGGCCCGCCTCCGCACCGTGACAGCGACTGCCGAGGGCAGCTCCGCCGTCGTTATTGTCCAGGCCGATCCCGACGCCGGACTGACCGTTTCGTCCGCACTGACACTGCACGACGGCGGCCTGCTGGAGCTGCGCCACACCCTCACCAACGACGGCGACACGCCGTACCAGCTCGACGAGCTGGCCACCGTCCTCCCGGTGGCTCCGGACGCCGTCGAACTCCTTGACCTGACCGGGCGCTGGTGCCGGGAACGCCACCCGCAGCGCCGCCCCATCCAGCAGGGCACCTGGGTCCGCACCGGCCGGCACGGCCGCACGGGACACGATTCCTCGCTGCTGTTCGCCGCCGGCACCCCCGGCTTCGGCAACCGCCACGGGAAGGTCTGGGCCACGCACCTGGCCTGGAGCGGCAACCACGAACAGTTCGCCGACAGCATCGGCGACGGCCGCACCATGATCGGCGGCTCCGAGCTCCTGGGCCCGGCCGAGGTCATCCTTGCACCCGGCGCCAGCTACACCACGCCGGCGCTCTTTGCCGCGTACTCGGACCGCGGCCTGGACGGCATCAGCGAGGCGTTCTACAGCTGGTTCCGGTCCCGCCCCCACCACGTGCTCCCCGCAGCCGGCACCGCCACATCGCGCAAGCCCCGTCCTGTGGTGCTCAACACCTGGGAAGCGGTCTATTTCGACCATAACCTGTCCACCCTGATCGAGCTGGCTGACTCCGCCGCCGAACTGGGCGTGGAGCGGTTTGTGCTCGACGACGGCTGGTTCCGCGGCCGCCGCGACGACCACGCCGGCCTGGGCGACTGGTACGTCGACGAATCACTCTGGCCCGATGGCCTCACTCCCCTGATCGATGCCGTGACGTCGCGCGGGATGGAATTCGGGCTCTGGGTGGAACCGGAAATGGTCAACCTGGACTCCGATATTGTCCGCGCGCACCCTGAGTGGATTGTTGGCCCTTCGGTCCAGAGCTACAAGGACGGCGGCCGCCTGCCGATTGAATGGCGGAACCAGCATGTGATCGACCTCGTGAACCCGGACGCGTGGCAGTACATTTTCGACCGCGTCGACGCCCTGTTGCGCGAGAACAACATCAGCTACCTCAAGTGGGACCAGAACCGGGACCAGTTGGAGCACGGCCACGCCGGCCGCTCCTCGGTCCACGAACAGACCCTCGCCGCGTACCGGCTCTTTGACGAACTCAAGAAGGCCCATCCCGGCGTCGAAATTGAAAGCTGCTCCTCCGGCGGCGCCCGCGTGGACCTGGGCATCCTGGAACGCACTGACCGCATCTGGGCCTCGGACTGCAACGACGCCCTGGAACGGCAGACCATCCAGCGCTGGACCGGGCTGGTGGTCCCGCCGGAGCTCGTGGGCGGTCACGTTGGCCCCACCACCTCGCACACCACGGCCCGCACGCACGATCTGTCCTTCCGCGCCATCACGGCGCTGTTCGGCCACTTCGGCATGGAGTGGGATGTCCGCGGGGTCCAGGGCGCCGAGCGCGAGGAACTCAAACGCTTCATCGCCCTCTACAAGGAACACCGCGGCCTGATCCACTCCGGGCGTATGGTCCGTGCGGACGTCCCCGGCGATTCCCTGATGCTGCACGGCGTGGTGGCCCCCAGTGGCGCCTCGCAGGGCACCGTTCGCCCAGGCACAACCGCGGCGCTGTTCGCCCTGGTCAGCACGGGCACCGCGTTCGCGGAACAGACCGGACGGATCACCATCCCCGGCCTGGAACCGGACCAGGACTACCGGGTGGAAGCCATCTTCCCGGCGCCCGGAGACGCCGACTACGCCCACACGTTCACTCAGGTCCAGCCGCCGGCCTGGCTGGCGGACGGGGCGGTGGCCGGTGGCCGCTTCCTGGCCGAAGTGGGCCTGCCGATGCCCATCCTCAACCCCGAGCACGCCCTCGTCGTGAGGTTCACGGCCCTCTAG
- a CDS encoding sugar ABC transporter substrate-binding protein has product MKKSLGAVAVAAVMALSLSACGGSSSSAESAKGEINYWLWDANQLPAYQQCADDFTKANPDISVKITQRGWDDYWSTLTTGFVGGTAPDVFTNHLGRYGELAENKQLLAIDEAVTKDNIDLSKYNEGLADLWVGQDGKRYGLPKDWDTIGLFYNEAMLASGGVTEDQMKNLTWNPQDGGTYEQVIAHLSVDKNGKRGDEAGFDKNNVAVYGLGLNGGGDSSGQTEWSYLTNTTGWSHTDKNPWGTHYNYDDPKFQESMEWFAELAQKGYMPKLETTVGAAMADTFAAGKSAINAHGSWMTGQYTGYKGIEVGIAPTPVGPEGKRASMFNGLADSIWAGTKKKDASIKWVEYLASADCQDVVASKAVVFPALKASSDKAAAAFAAKNVDVSAFTEHVKNKSTFLYPITDNTAKVKGIMEPAMDAVVSGKAPASSLTQANEQVNALFK; this is encoded by the coding sequence ATGAAGAAATCCCTCGGCGCCGTCGCCGTCGCTGCTGTAATGGCACTGTCCCTGTCCGCATGTGGCGGATCCTCCTCCTCGGCAGAGTCAGCCAAGGGCGAGATCAACTACTGGCTGTGGGACGCCAACCAGCTGCCCGCCTACCAGCAGTGCGCCGACGACTTCACGAAGGCCAACCCGGACATCTCGGTCAAGATCACCCAGCGCGGGTGGGACGACTACTGGAGCACACTGACCACCGGCTTTGTTGGCGGCACCGCCCCGGACGTTTTCACCAACCACCTCGGACGCTACGGCGAGCTCGCCGAAAACAAGCAGCTGCTGGCCATCGACGAGGCCGTCACGAAGGACAACATTGACCTGTCCAAGTACAACGAGGGCCTCGCGGACCTGTGGGTTGGCCAGGACGGCAAGCGCTACGGCCTGCCGAAGGACTGGGACACCATCGGCCTGTTCTACAACGAGGCCATGCTCGCCAGCGGCGGCGTCACCGAAGACCAGATGAAGAACCTCACCTGGAACCCCCAGGACGGCGGCACGTACGAACAGGTCATCGCCCACCTGAGCGTTGACAAGAACGGCAAGCGCGGCGACGAGGCCGGCTTCGACAAGAACAACGTCGCCGTCTATGGCCTAGGCCTCAACGGCGGCGGCGACTCCTCCGGGCAGACGGAGTGGAGCTACCTCACCAACACCACCGGCTGGTCCCACACGGACAAGAACCCGTGGGGCACGCACTACAACTACGACGACCCCAAGTTCCAGGAAAGCATGGAGTGGTTCGCGGAGCTGGCCCAGAAGGGCTACATGCCCAAGCTGGAGACCACAGTCGGTGCGGCAATGGCCGACACGTTCGCAGCGGGCAAGTCCGCCATCAACGCCCACGGTTCGTGGATGACCGGGCAGTACACCGGCTACAAGGGCATCGAGGTTGGCATCGCCCCCACTCCGGTGGGCCCTGAAGGCAAGCGTGCCTCGATGTTCAACGGCCTGGCCGACTCGATCTGGGCCGGAACCAAGAAGAAGGACGCCTCGATCAAGTGGGTTGAGTACCTCGCCTCCGCTGACTGCCAGGACGTCGTAGCGTCCAAGGCCGTCGTCTTCCCTGCGCTCAAGGCTTCCTCCGACAAGGCTGCCGCCGCCTTCGCCGCCAAGAACGTGGACGTCTCCGCGTTCACCGAGCACGTCAAGAACAAGAGCACGTTCCTGTACCCGATCACGGACAACACCGCCAAGGTCAAGGGCATCATGGAGCCCGCCATGGACGCCGTAGTGTCCGGCAAGGCCCCGGCCAGCTCCCTGACCCAGGCCAACGAACAGGTCAACGCCCTCTTCAAGTAG
- a CDS encoding carbohydrate ABC transporter permease: MTTTTSRAPLQAATRRRRPFNPRRAGAWALLALAIAVSVVPFLWVLRTALSTNSALASNSASLLPAEFTFGAFMRVFGLQSPADAVAEGGSGAAIDFWLYLKNSIIFSSITTAGAVFFSAMAAYAFARLRWKGRNVVFGLFLGTMLVPPIFTALPNFLLIKNLDLLNTMLGMVLPYVFMTPFAIFFLRQFFLNMSREVEEAAMLDGAKHLRIFFQIVLPNAAAPLATLALLTFIGQWNEYFWPLLVGSQDDVRVLQVGLGVFKSQSPQGAPDWSGLMAAVLVSALPILILFAAFGKKIVNSIGFSGIK; the protein is encoded by the coding sequence ATGACCACCACCACCAGCCGCGCACCGCTGCAGGCCGCAACCCGCCGCCGTCGTCCGTTCAACCCCCGCCGCGCGGGAGCCTGGGCCCTCCTTGCCCTGGCCATCGCCGTCTCCGTCGTCCCGTTCCTCTGGGTGCTGCGCACGGCGCTGTCCACGAACTCGGCACTGGCTTCCAATTCGGCCAGCCTGCTTCCCGCGGAATTCACCTTCGGCGCCTTTATGCGGGTTTTCGGGCTGCAGAGCCCGGCCGACGCCGTCGCAGAAGGCGGTTCCGGTGCCGCCATCGATTTCTGGCTGTACCTGAAGAACTCCATCATCTTCTCCTCCATCACCACTGCCGGGGCCGTGTTCTTCAGTGCGATGGCTGCGTACGCCTTTGCCCGGCTGCGCTGGAAGGGCCGGAACGTGGTGTTCGGCCTGTTCCTGGGCACGATGCTGGTCCCGCCGATCTTCACGGCCCTGCCGAACTTCCTGCTGATCAAGAACCTGGACCTGCTCAACACGATGCTCGGCATGGTCCTGCCATACGTCTTTATGACGCCGTTCGCCATCTTCTTCCTGCGCCAGTTCTTCCTGAACATGTCCCGGGAGGTCGAAGAGGCAGCCATGCTCGACGGCGCCAAGCACCTCCGCATCTTCTTCCAGATCGTGCTCCCCAACGCCGCGGCACCGCTCGCCACGCTGGCCCTGCTCACCTTTATCGGCCAGTGGAACGAGTACTTCTGGCCGCTGCTGGTCGGTTCGCAGGATGACGTGCGCGTCCTGCAGGTAGGCCTGGGCGTCTTCAAATCGCAGTCCCCCCAAGGCGCCCCAGACTGGTCCGGCCTCATGGCCGCGGTCCTGGTTTCGGCCCTTCCCATCCTGATCCTCTTCGCCGCCTTCGGCAAGAAGATCGTCAACTCCATCGGCTTCTCCGGCATCAAGTAA
- a CDS encoding carbohydrate ABC transporter permease, with amino-acid sequence MTTLAKHARSAPPQPGAPKPRGGYRRLGDLKIALFFIAPAMIGFIFFYVVPTIRGVYLSFTEYNILGDPTWVGMDNYSAIAKDPLFWNSLAVTGQYVFLNIVLQTALALGLALLMHKVAKSTLIRGALLLPWMMSNVIAALLWFWMLDYQIGVVNQFIEWAGLPRVAFFGSEEWAIPTQALINTWRHMGYTALLIFAGMQAIPGHIYEVAKLDGASPFQTFRKITIPLLRPVLVLVLVVTVIGSFQVFDTVSVTTGGGPVNATRVIQYYIYQRAFTESDFGYGSAIAVILFLILALVAFIQMKFLKGNESDLD; translated from the coding sequence ATGACCACCCTTGCCAAACACGCGAGATCCGCCCCGCCCCAGCCGGGAGCCCCCAAGCCGCGCGGCGGTTACCGCCGGCTCGGCGACCTCAAGATCGCCCTGTTCTTCATCGCCCCGGCCATGATCGGGTTCATCTTCTTCTACGTTGTCCCAACCATCCGCGGCGTGTACCTGAGTTTCACGGAGTACAACATCCTCGGAGACCCGACATGGGTGGGGATGGACAACTACTCGGCGATCGCCAAGGACCCGCTGTTCTGGAATTCCCTGGCCGTCACAGGCCAGTACGTCTTCCTCAATATCGTCCTCCAGACCGCCCTGGCCCTTGGCCTGGCCCTCCTGATGCACAAGGTCGCGAAGTCCACCCTCATCCGCGGCGCCCTGCTGCTGCCCTGGATGATGTCAAACGTCATCGCGGCACTGCTCTGGTTCTGGATGCTCGACTACCAGATCGGCGTCGTCAACCAGTTCATCGAATGGGCAGGCCTCCCCCGCGTCGCATTCTTTGGAAGCGAGGAGTGGGCCATCCCCACCCAGGCCCTGATCAACACCTGGCGCCACATGGGCTACACCGCCCTGCTCATCTTCGCCGGCATGCAGGCCATCCCGGGCCACATCTACGAGGTAGCCAAACTCGACGGCGCTTCACCGTTCCAGACCTTCCGCAAGATCACCATTCCGCTGCTGCGGCCGGTCCTGGTCCTCGTCCTTGTTGTCACCGTGATCGGCTCCTTCCAGGTCTTCGACACCGTCTCCGTCACCACCGGCGGCGGGCCCGTCAACGCCACCCGCGTCATCCAGTACTACATCTACCAGCGCGCCTTCACCGAGTCGGACTTCGGCTACGGATCCGCCATCGCCGTCATTCTCTTCCTCATCCTCGCCCTGGTGGCCTTCATCCAGATGAAGTTCCTCAAGGGCAACGAGTCGGACCTGGACTAG
- a CDS encoding Gfo/Idh/MocA family protein, with product MTFSIGVVGVGQFGGQFAHLFNLHPGVSAVYVVDELPERAAEAVDRYHLAGSKASFEDLLASDVDAVAIFTQRWTHGPLVEQALRAGKHVYSAVPMAISEEEIDRIIGAVRETGLVYMMGETSYYNPATVYARKQHAAGSFGRIFYSEGDYVHDMDLGFYDAYQYSGGDRWKETASYPPMLYPTHAVGGVLGAVPAHAVSVSCVGVKDDRNDGVFDKEVSMFGNDFSNATALFELNDGGVMRTNEMRRVGYPSHIRESRFRFFGTEASFEQLANVSVWQDKEDVHDISEQLESRPSMSLDDPSLANVAPELRDAFVSGLSPVHDADRLPEEFRGAPNGHEGSHHFLVDDFVTAVNTGTLPPVNAWVASRFTLPGIVAHQSALRGGERLPIRDFGDAPGI from the coding sequence ATGACGTTTTCAATCGGCGTAGTAGGAGTCGGCCAGTTCGGCGGCCAGTTCGCGCACCTCTTCAATCTCCACCCCGGCGTCAGCGCCGTTTACGTAGTGGATGAGCTTCCGGAACGGGCGGCCGAGGCCGTGGACCGGTACCACCTGGCGGGGTCGAAGGCGAGCTTCGAAGACCTCCTTGCCTCCGACGTCGACGCCGTGGCCATCTTCACCCAACGCTGGACGCACGGTCCGCTGGTGGAGCAGGCGCTCCGCGCCGGCAAGCACGTCTACTCAGCCGTCCCCATGGCCATTTCCGAGGAGGAAATCGACCGGATTATCGGCGCTGTTCGCGAAACCGGCCTTGTCTACATGATGGGGGAGACCAGCTACTACAACCCGGCCACCGTCTATGCACGCAAGCAGCATGCGGCCGGCAGCTTCGGGCGGATCTTCTACAGCGAAGGGGACTACGTCCACGACATGGACCTGGGCTTCTACGATGCCTACCAGTACAGCGGCGGTGACCGCTGGAAGGAAACCGCCAGCTACCCGCCGATGCTGTACCCGACGCACGCGGTGGGCGGAGTCCTCGGTGCCGTCCCGGCCCATGCCGTCAGCGTCAGCTGCGTCGGAGTCAAGGATGACCGCAATGACGGCGTCTTCGACAAGGAGGTCAGTATGTTCGGCAACGACTTCTCCAACGCCACCGCACTTTTTGAACTCAACGACGGCGGCGTCATGCGCACCAACGAGATGCGCCGCGTGGGCTACCCCTCACACATCAGGGAGTCCCGGTTCCGGTTTTTCGGGACGGAGGCCAGCTTTGAACAGCTCGCAAACGTCTCGGTCTGGCAGGACAAGGAAGACGTCCATGACATTTCCGAGCAGCTGGAATCACGGCCCAGCATGTCCCTGGATGACCCGTCGCTGGCCAACGTTGCGCCGGAACTGAGGGATGCCTTCGTCTCTGGACTCTCGCCGGTCCATGACGCTGACCGGCTCCCGGAGGAGTTCCGCGGTGCACCGAACGGCCACGAGGGAAGCCACCACTTCTTGGTGGATGACTTCGTGACAGCGGTCAACACCGGCACCCTGCCGCCGGTCAACGCATGGGTTGCCTCGCGGTTCACGCTGCCCGGTATTGTGGCGCACCAGTCCGCCCTCCGCGGCGGCGAGCGGTTGCCCATCCGTGATTTCGGCGACGCTCCGGGGATCTGA
- a CDS encoding LacI family DNA-binding transcriptional regulator produces the protein MTTPVVQAPRGPVTRKDVARYAGVSTAVVSYVVNGGPKKVAPATEAKVQDAIRVLGYRPNAAARALKLGSSETLGLIVPDNSNPFFSLLAHAVEDAAAERGYALLLTNSDGNLAKERRNVRNLAARQVDGVLLASVLFQPDLEDLERADIPWVLLNNDSEAPHISSIGVDLATGAQIAVEHLLGHGHTNIGLAMGTNVGNEIDGRELGWLKALKEAGLPEGPIARSDFTREGGYEAGKRLLASANRPTAIFSSSDMQAVGILRALHEAGVAVPGDIALTSFDGSAEAEYTWPGLTTVEQPVREMAVAAVDGILGARRKAAPQHRVFPTTLRIRQSCGCP, from the coding sequence ATGACGACTCCCGTAGTGCAGGCCCCGCGCGGCCCGGTGACCCGCAAGGACGTTGCCCGGTACGCTGGCGTCAGCACCGCCGTCGTCAGCTATGTGGTCAACGGCGGGCCCAAGAAAGTGGCTCCCGCCACCGAAGCGAAGGTCCAGGACGCCATTCGCGTCCTGGGCTATCGCCCCAACGCGGCGGCGAGGGCCCTCAAGCTCGGATCCAGCGAGACGCTGGGGCTCATCGTGCCGGACAACTCGAACCCGTTCTTCTCGCTCCTGGCGCACGCAGTGGAGGACGCCGCCGCCGAGCGGGGCTACGCGCTGTTGCTGACCAACTCGGACGGCAACCTCGCCAAGGAACGCCGGAACGTCAGGAACCTGGCGGCGCGGCAGGTGGACGGTGTGCTGCTTGCCAGCGTCCTGTTCCAGCCGGACCTTGAAGACCTGGAGAGGGCCGACATCCCCTGGGTCCTGCTCAACAATGACAGCGAGGCGCCGCACATCAGCAGCATCGGTGTGGACCTAGCGACCGGGGCGCAGATTGCCGTGGAACATCTTCTGGGACATGGGCACACCAACATCGGCCTGGCCATGGGCACCAACGTGGGCAACGAGATCGATGGCCGCGAACTCGGCTGGCTGAAGGCACTGAAGGAGGCCGGTCTCCCGGAGGGGCCCATCGCGCGCAGTGACTTCACCCGTGAGGGCGGTTACGAAGCGGGAAAGCGGCTGCTGGCCTCCGCCAACCGGCCAACGGCCATCTTTTCGAGCTCAGACATGCAGGCAGTGGGCATTCTGCGCGCCCTCCATGAAGCGGGAGTCGCGGTGCCGGGAGACATTGCGCTGACCTCCTTCGACGGCTCGGCCGAAGCGGAGTACACGTGGCCGGGGCTGACCACCGTGGAACAGCCGGTCCGGGAAATGGCCGTGGCCGCCGTCGACGGCATCCTCGGCGCCCGGCGCAAGGCGGCACCGCAGCACCGGGTGTTTCCCACAACGCTGCGCATCCGCCAGTCCTGCGGCTGCCCCTGA
- a CDS encoding DeoR/GlpR family DNA-binding transcription regulator, translating into MLPAARHQAIVDAVQRERVVRVSDLAQQLGVSLMTVRRDIELLEDGGRLERIHGGAKLPGDVSTHEPGFELKSTQLTAEKRAIALEAAGLVQEGMAVGLSAGTTTWALAKELVNGPRITVVTNSVRIADLFHHAASGGSARFASTVILIGGERTPSDALVGPIATAALKQLHLDVLFLGVHGMDADAGFTTPNLLEAETDRAFVAAARKTVVLADHTKWGLLGISTIAPLDAADEVISDAGLGPEAQRILGERVGKIRIAG; encoded by the coding sequence ATGCTCCCCGCTGCACGACATCAGGCGATTGTGGATGCTGTCCAGCGTGAGCGGGTTGTTCGCGTGTCCGACTTGGCGCAGCAGCTTGGTGTTTCGCTGATGACGGTGCGCCGGGACATCGAACTGCTGGAGGACGGCGGCCGGCTGGAGCGCATCCATGGCGGCGCCAAGCTCCCGGGGGATGTCAGCACGCATGAGCCCGGCTTCGAGCTCAAGTCCACCCAGCTGACCGCGGAGAAGCGGGCCATTGCGCTGGAGGCCGCCGGCCTGGTGCAGGAGGGCATGGCCGTTGGACTCAGCGCCGGGACCACCACCTGGGCCCTTGCCAAGGAACTGGTCAACGGCCCGCGGATCACGGTGGTCACCAACTCCGTGCGCATCGCGGACCTCTTCCACCACGCCGCGTCCGGCGGCTCGGCCCGCTTCGCGTCCACCGTGATCCTGATCGGCGGCGAGCGTACGCCGTCGGACGCTTTGGTGGGACCCATCGCGACGGCGGCACTCAAGCAGCTGCACCTGGACGTGCTGTTCCTGGGCGTGCACGGCATGGACGCCGACGCCGGCTTCACCACCCCCAACCTGTTGGAGGCCGAGACGGACCGGGCGTTCGTCGCGGCCGCCCGGAAAACCGTGGTCCTCGCCGACCACACCAAGTGGGGCCTCCTGGGCATCAGCACCATCGCCCCGTTGGACGCGGCCGATGAAGTCATCAGCGACGCGGGGCTGGGTCCCGAAGCCCAGCGCATCCTCGGCGAACGCGTGGGCAAGATCCGGATCGCGGGCTAG